The Pirellulales bacterium region GCGATCACATGGCGGGTGATTGCGCGTCCGGGATGCATCATTGCGAGATAAACCGGAAAACATGCCAGGGCGCCCCCCAAGAACACGGCCGCCCAAACGTGGATGTGCACCGAACTCTGCATGCCGATCCAGGCCCGCGGCGAAAACCAAAATGCCGCCGCCACCGCCGCAACCCATTGCAGCCCCATCAACAGCGCGAACATCCGATCCGTTCGATGCGCAATCGACCCCAGCTGGTTCTCCACCAGCAGCGCAGCCGCTTGCTGGCAGTCTGGCTCGATCGGCGGGGTACATTCTGTGGCGGACATCATGGCGTCGCCTCCGAAGGTCCGGTCGATTCCGCCGCAGAAAGCGCACAGCCAAAGGTTGGTGTCCGACTGACCTCTGGATGTTTGTCGATCAGGCACGAAACGATCGCTTGTCGGCCGGCATTGTCGCCGGCATGCCCGCGTGCCGCGGTGATACCGCCCGAGAACAGGCATGCCCCCTGCTCGTTGAAGAGGAGTGTAAAACCCGACGTTCGGGCGCCGAACCGCGCCGCTTCGATCGCACCGGCGTCGACCACGGCACGCACGCCGGGAATTGCCTCGGCAGCCTGCCACAGTTCATTCTGCGACCAATTCGACTTCTCCGCCTCGGGAACCACAAACAGGACCTGCGCCGTGACGCGGCCCTGGCAGGCACCCATTAAGGCTGCCAGCTCGCCCACGGTCGTCCGCGAGCATGGGCAGTGGGGATGGACGAAGACCAGCAGCGTGGCACCATGGGCGTTACGAACGATGCGGCTCGCGTCGGGCCATCGCGGCGGACCTTCGCTTTGCGTTCCCGGCGTGGTCGCGTGAAGATTGAGAATCACCGCTCCGCCGATCACGATTGCCAGCCACAGCGCCGCGGTCAGCCCGAAAGCGAGCGTCGTCCTTTTTCTTCCGTTGGTTTCGCT contains the following coding sequences:
- a CDS encoding histidine kinase, which gives rise to MMSATECTPPIEPDCQQAAALLVENQLGSIAHRTDRMFALLMGLQWVAAVAAAFWFSPRAWIGMQSSVHIHVWAAVFLGGALACFPVYLAMMHPGRAITRHVIA